Proteins from one Juglans microcarpa x Juglans regia isolate MS1-56 chromosome 6S, Jm3101_v1.0, whole genome shotgun sequence genomic window:
- the LOC121237681 gene encoding cell division protein FtsZ homolog 1, chloroplastic-like, whose translation MATLQLANPNELISTSYIPSPFSLKRLPLGECIPQRSTTFRKRPHFGVVSCSFAPVESARIKVVGVGGGGNNAVNRMIGSGLNGVDFYAINTDSQALLKSAAENPLQIGELLTRGLGTGGNPLLGEQAAEESKEAIASALKGSDLVFITAGMGGGTGSGAAPVVAQISKEAGYLTVGVVTYPFGFEGRKRSLQALEAIEKLQKNVDTLIVIPNDRLLDIADEQTPLQDAFLLADDVLRQGVQGISDIIMIPGLVNVDFADVKAVMKDSGTAMLGVGVSSSKNRAEEAAEQATLAPLIGSSIQSATGVVYNITGGKDITLQEVNRVSQVVTSLADPSANIIFGAVVDDRYNGEIHVTIIATGFSQSFQKILLTDPRAAKMPDQVAGAQESKGMPFPLKSSTSPSTIPSRQSPRKLFF comes from the exons ATGGCAACGCTTCAGCTCGCAAACCCAAACGAGCTGATCTCAACCTCTTACATCCCCTCCCCATTTAGCCTCAAGAGACTTCCTTTGGGAGAATGCATTCCTCAAAGAAGTACTACTTTCCGGAAACGACCCCATTTTGGGGTTGTGAGCTGCTCCTTTGCCCCTGTGGAATCGGCTAGGATTAAGGTGGTCGGGGTCGGCGGGGGTGGCAACAATGCCGTTAATCGCATGATTGGCAGCGGTTTAAAC GGTGTTGATTTCTATGCTATAAACACGGATTCACAAGCACTATTAAAGTCTGCCGCCGAGAACCCACTTCAAATAGGAGAGCTTTTGACACGTGGACTAG GTACTGGAGGGAATCCACTTCTGGGGGAACAAGCTGCGGAGGAATCAAAAGAAGCCATTGCAAGTGCTCTTAAGGGGTCAGATCTTGTGTTTATAACTGCTGGTATGGGTGGAGGAACTGGGTCTGGTGCTGCTCCAGTTGTTGCCCAAATATCCAAAGAGGCAGGTTATTTGACTGTTGGTGTGGTTACCTACCCTTTCGGTTTTGAAGGACGTAAGAGATCCTTGCAG GCATTGGAGGCTATTGAGAAGTTGCAAAAGAATGTTGACACTCTGATAGTCATTCCCAACGACCGTCTCCTGGATATTGCTGATGAGCAGACACCCCTCCAGGATGCTTTCCTCCTTGCTGATGATGTTCTACGTCAAGGAGTGCAAGGAATTTCGGACATAATCATG ATACCTGGACTGGTAAATGTTGATTTTGCAGATGTAAAAGCAGTCATGAAAGACTCGGGAACTGCAATGCTTGGAGTGGGGGTTTCCTCCAGCAAAAATCGTGCAGAAGAAGCCGCTGAACAAGCTACTTTAGCTCCCCTGATTGGATCCTCAATTCAGTCAGCTACAGGGGTAGTGTACAATATTACCGGAGGGAAGGACATAACCCTGCAGGAAGTCAATAGGGTGTCTCAG GTTGTGACGAGTTTGGCAGATCCTTCTGCTAATATAATATTTGGAGCTGTGGTGGATGACCGCTACAATGGAGAGATTCATGTTACTATAATTGCCACAGGCTTCTCGCAGTCCTTTCAGAAGATACTATTAACAGACCCCAGGGCAGCAAAGATGCCGGACCAAGTTGCGGGGGCCCAAGAAAGTAAGGGAATGCCATTCCCCCTCAAGTCCTCAACCTCGCCATCAACCATTCCATCCAGACAATCTCCGAGAAAGCTCTTCTTTTGA
- the LOC121236910 gene encoding V-type proton ATPase subunit e1 yields MGFLVTTLIFLLTGIIASLCTRLCCNRGPSTNLFHLTLVITATVCCWMMWAIVYLAQMKPLIVPILSEGE; encoded by the exons ATGGGATTCTTGGTGACCACCCTAATCTTCCTACTGACTGGGATCATTGCGTCCTTGTGCACCAGACTTTGCTGCAACAGAGGACCTTCTACTAATCT GTTCCACCTAACTTTGGTTATTACAGCAACAGTCTGCTGTTGGATGAT GTGGGCAATCGTATACCTTGCACAGATGAAACCACTCATTGTCCCCATTCTGAGTGAAGGGGAATGA